Below is a window of Coleofasciculus sp. FACHB-T130 DNA.
GAAAGTTCTCCCTCGGAAACAGGAGCGTTTTGCAACTCGGAGATCGCATCGCCAATGATTGCCTCTACTCGATCTAAATTCTCTGGCCCGAGGCAGGCACTAATCGTAAACAAACTGGAATCCCGTTGTAGGGAGAAACTACTACTAATGTTCTGGACTAATTGCTGCTGTTCTCGCAAGTTCCTGATCAGCCGGGAAGACCGCCCTTCTGCCAACAGTACCGAGATCAAGTCTAAGCCGTAGGCATTTCGCAACTG
It encodes the following:
- a CDS encoding insulinase family protein, with the protein product QLRNAYGLDLISVLLAEGRSSRLIRNLREQQQLVQNISSSFSLQRDSSLFTISACLGPENLDRVEAIIGDAISELQNAPVSEGELSRCKRLLSNDYAFSTEAPSQLAGLYGYYNTIAAAEVATTYPEKIQSFENTELQQLAQQYLSPYRYAVTILKPC